The genomic segment GTCCGAAGGATTTAGTACTGTAATAATCGGAAGCGGGACTAAGAAAGTGACATCTTCTCATAAGAATCTACTCCAAAATTTTCAAGAATACCTCTCGGTTGAGAAGGGTCTGAGCGACAATTCCATTTACTCGTATGGATACGACCTTAACAAGTTTAAGAACTTCCTCGAGAAGGAACATCTTGACTTCCTTGAAGTCCAAGCGAACGACATAGTTCGTTTCTTGAACGAAGAAAGGAATCGTAAAATTTCCGCAAAGACAATCGCTCGCGAAGTGGTTGCCATCCGCCAATTTTATAAATTTCTAAAAGACGAAAAGAAGCTGGATTCGAATCCAACGGAGAAGATTGAAACTCCTGAGGTGATGAGATCCATTCCCGATTATCTGACACAAGAAGAGATCGAGGAATTGTTCAATGTGATCAAAGAGGATAATCTCTACGAACTCAGAGACAAATGTATTTTCGAACTTCTGTATTCTTCCGGACTTAGGATCTCCGAAGCATGCAACCTAAGACTAACTGATATGGATATGTCGGGAATGACCCTGACTGTAGAAGGTAAAGGCGGACGCCAAAGACTAGTTCCATTCGGTGAGAAATCTTTGGATATTCTAAATCGTTACTTAAAACAAAGCAGACCTTATATTCTGAAAAACAGAAATTGCGATTATCTGTTTGTTTCCAAAAAAGGATCTTTCATCAATAGGAAATCCGTTTGGAGACTTCTGAACCATTATATCAAAAGAACAAGCATCAAGAAAAAAGTGACTCCTCACACTCTGAGACACTCTTTCGCGACCCACTTGTTGGAAAACCACGCGGATCTAAAATCGGTTCAGGAACTTTTGGGGCATATCGATATTTCGACTACCCAGATCTACACTCATATGGCGAATAAAACTCTGAAGGAAGTTCATAAGAAATTCCATCCTAGAGGATAATTTCACCGGACCTAATTTTGGCCGAGATCAAAAAAACCGACTATTCGAATCAATTTCGGATACAAGTTCCTTCCCATCCGCGTTACGTGACCGTAGCGCGGAATTTCGTTTATAACCTAGCAAGAGAATCCGGATTTTCACTCTACGATGCTGCCGATCTGAAATTGGCAGTGGGGGAATGTCTTTTAAATGTGATCAAACACGCTTATCTTGGAAAAACGAATTATCCGATCTTTTTAGAAGTGACGGTTCTCGAAAATCGTATGGAGGTCCGGATCAGGGATTTCGGAGTTCAAAAAAATATTTCCGAGATCAGAGGATACGATCCCGGAGATTATAGAGAAGAAGGGATCGGCCTCTATCTGGTCAGAAAACTAACGGATCATTTTTATATAGACCAGTCCGGAAAAGGGAATCGTCTGATTCTCACAAAAATGAAATAATTAAAAAAGAACGGCTTGCAGAATAATAGAATTGTCCGTCTATTCTGTATAATCCGAGCATATGTTTTCAGTGATCCAAATGAAATTCATCTCTATACTAGTATTTTCGATCTTTATTCTTTCCTGCAGAAAGGGACCTTCTTTATCTAAAGAAGAAGTGAAGGAACTAAGCCAAAACTATATTAAAGAGTTATGTAAAAAGAATTTAGAATGTTCCGCTCAATACCTGGAATCACTTCCTTCCGGAGAACAGAGCGCGGCCAGGTCGGGATTTTCTTCGTTAGACCAATGTATGGCCGAACAAAGTAACCAATCCATTCTCCCTGACGATTATGAGAAAGTAACCGACCAACAGATTGGAAAAGTAAAACGTTGTATGGACGATCTTCTAAAAACTCCTTGTTCGGAAATGGAACAAGCCGGCGGGATCCCTTCTTGCCGGGAATTATTTCCTGACGGGAACTGAGATTTAATTTTAAATGAATTAAATTACCTTTAGTGTAAAACCGCTTGAACGGTTAAAATTTTCTAATCTAGCGAAGATTCAGATTCTGAAGGTTCTTCCTGTAAAAGTCCAAGTCGTTTTGGTTTTACTTTAGAATGAGCGATTTGTCCATCTCCTCCTAAGTATAAAAAAGAAGGACCTGGGATTTCTTTTAGTTTTACGCTAAACTTTTTGTTTCTGCCCAAGTTAGCTTCTACACCTGGGAAAATTTCTCTTTCTACTTCTATGAATGAATTTTTATCAGGATCGAAGGATAAAATTGCAGATTGTTCCTGAGCAAATAAGTTTTCCAGGATGGAGCTGTACTTTTGGCGAATTGCTTGTAGTTTAGGTAAGCTGTCTTTTTCTTCCGGGCTTAAACTTCTTCTTTGGGAATCGTCGCTTAGTTTTTGGATACTAGTATCTACTTTTTTTAATATATCCTGATTTTTGCGGATTTCTGATTTTAGATCCTCTAATTCTGAAAGAAGTTCCGGAGGCATTCCGCAACTAAGTACTGTTCTGGTCTCTACTATTGCTCCGAGTTTGGTGCAGGTGATCATTTTGCCTGCAACACATTGGCCTCCGATGATTTCTCCTCTTCCACCTCTGACAACTACGGATTCTCCCGCTATTAATTCCGAGTGCATCGCAGCTTCTTCGATGAAGATTGAATTTTTAGCGATCATCTTTCCTTGTTCTATAAATTTTGCATAAATATCGGAACCCGATTCTATCATTCCGCCGTTTCTTCCCATAAATCCTCCGGAAAGAACGATATCTCCTTTTGCTTTTAGGAAAACTTTGCCTACTGATTTTTTAACTATGATGGAACCATCCGTTTCGAGAGTAAAACCGTCAGCGATTGATTCTTCTACAATGATCGTTCCCGGAAAGTTTATGTTTCCAGTGGAGAAGTCCACATTTTCAAGTAAACAAACCTCATCGACACGAATGACTCCGAAACGATCTACAAGAGGCCGGCCATCTATGAGAGATTGTACTAAATTCCCATCTTCGGAAATTTTAACATTAGGACCTAATTTCCATTCTGCTAATTTACCTTCTTCGAATGGAAGAACTTCTCCTTTTACGTTTTTACCTGGTTTACCGGGAGAAGGAGAAACTTTTTCAGCAAGTTTTTGATTCTTCTTCACACTTTGGATAATCTGAATATTTTTGAAATCTACTCTTCCGAATTCGTCTTCTTCTAGAGTAGGCGTGCCTGGATGTTGGAACAGGATTCGGATATCTCCGTCTTTTCCTGGGATAGGAGATTCTCCTTGGGCGATTAATATTCTTTTTCCGTAATCTTCTGCCTGAGAAAGTTTGACTAATGATTCTTCTATAATTCCAAAAACGATCCCGCCTGTTTGTAGTTGAGAAAGTATTTCGTCCCTAGTTAATAATTTTCCGCCGAATTTTGGCGGATGAAGTATCCCATAGACTGTCATTTTATCTTCTGAAATTTTCAGGTCCAGGCTGGAAGCTTCCGGTTTGCCTGGCCATTTTCCGATCAGATGTGGCTCCGAATCTTTGGACTTTAAGATACGTTTGACTTCTTCTTCAGCGATCCCGGAAATCTTAAAAACTTCTAATCGTTTTAGAATTTCGCGATATTCTACTTCCTTTCCTTTTTTTCCTGCGGGGAAGATGGTGAGATAGGCGAGGCCGTCCAGATTTTCCACCTTGAAAAATCCGTTTTCGTTCTCTTCTAGATCTTTTAATAATGATTCGGTAAAATTGCGGATCGAGTCGCTCATCCTGGGGGGCCGTTGTTGGAGAGTAAGTCCCATCCTATTTTTTACAATCGAAAACCTGTAAAAAGACTTAATGCTTGAGGACTGAAAAACTCCGAAATTTGTCATTTTTCAGACTGGATCTCGTCTGTCGAAGTTACTACAACCCTTCCTTTTTTGAAAAATTATGTCCTTGAAAAACCCCGAAAACGGCCGATGATCCTAGGGTAGTACTATGGCATTCAATCCATTCTCCATTTTAACCAATATCAGGGTATCGATAGACCAGATTTTGGGAAATCTACCTCCAAAAGTGGTAAAGACGATAGGTACCGCAGCTCTCAGCTTGGCGGTCCTGGTCGCAGTTGTTCTAGGCTGGTTCAGTTTCCAGAAAGGGCTAGCTTTGGCGGGAGAAGAAGATCAGGCCAAGGAACTGGATCGTAAGGCATTATTTTTAGAAGATATAGAAAGGGAATACAATCGGAAAAGAAAGGACGTAAGATGGAGTGATCCTTCTTACTCGGACTCGGGAAGTTCTTCTTTGGATATCGAAAGATACGGTTTGGAAAAACCGAAGATGGACCCTTCTGCCCCTAAAACTGAGCTGGAAGAGTCGGACACAATACGTAATTCTAAAATGAAGGAAGGAGATCCTAGGGTTTTCTTTCCTACGGAAAACGAAAGGCCTGCTCGGGAGGATTTAGCTCCGAGTGATAAGGGCTCGGATTCTCCTCGTTTGGAACCTAACACTAAGCAGCCTAATAGGGAACTTCCAGCAGAAAAGGAAGAGTCCAGGTTGAGCCGTCCTCCTAGAAAAGAACAAAGACCTAGGGGAGAATGAGATGAAACATATTGTACTTTCTTTAAGTATCCTACTTTTTGCAAATCAGATTGTAGCAGATTTTCCTCTGCCGATTCCGGAACCAAATGAGGGAAGTGTTTCCTCCAGGGGAACTTCTCCGGATGAGCCGCTTCCTCCTATCGATGCGAGTTATATAGTTTCAGAACAAAAACCGGAACAAGCTGGAACAGAAGCAGTTTCTGAAAATGCAACGATTACCGGCGAAGAACCGAAGATTGGGGAAACAAGACAGACTGTTTTAGAACCTGCAAAAGAGAAAAAAACAAAACTTCCGAATCTTGCGGAAAAAAAAGATAAAAAGAATGGCAAGAAGAAGGAGAGCACTGATCCGAGTAGAGCCGCATACGAGCGAGGGCTTTTACGTCTTAGAAATGGACAAAAAGATGCAGCTAAAGAAGAATTTGGTAAAGCCGCTTCAACAGAAGGAACTGCAAGTTCTCAGGCAAAATTAGAATTATCTAAATTAGAAAACTCAAAGGCTCCTGAATCCAATGCGGAAGCTCCGGCGGAAGATGATTCCAGATGGAAAACTTCTTTGGAAACCGCAAGATCTCTTAGGGCTCAGGGTAAAAATTCGGAAGCAGAATCCATTCTTCTGAGAACCGCAACCGAGGGAGACGGCGAATATAGATCCAGGGCTTTATTACAATTAGGTGATATGCTTTTTAGGATGGGAAGATATTCCGACGCTCGCAGTTATCTTATGGATTTTTGGAATAGTTTCGGCAAAACTTTTCCGAACGCAGATGATACAAACTCCAGAGAATTCAAAAGACAAAGAGAAGAAAAGGAACTAGGAGCTTATTTACTCTTTAAATCCAGTTATAAGGCTGGAGAAGGTGAATGGGCAAAAAGGTTTTTAAGAAAATATTTGGATAAGTCTGTTTCCGAATCCCAAGGAGTGTATTCCCCCTTGAGAACGGAAATGGAATCTTTCGCGAGAAGCGATCTTTAAGTTAAGGCTACGTTTACTTCTAATTTTCCGAATTTGGAAAATAGACTGATACCAAGAGCTTGTTTTTTAGGGATCTTGATCGTTTCATTTTTTGCATCCACGATATTCGGAGCAGTGATCTCGATCGATTGACCTGCAGTTGCGAAAATATTCATCGCGTTACCTGTGGTCATGTTTGCGATCTCACCTAAGATGTCCTTGTATTCGTTCTTGATATCGTCGTCGCTCATTCCAGGCATCAGTTTTTTGGAAATTTTATAAGCCGCGTCGTAGTTCAAACCGTAGATCACTTCTCCGTTAAACGTCCCTAAAACTCCGATGATAATCGCAAGTTCTAGATTGGTTTCCGGAGTGTCTTTGATCCCGATCTTTCCACGGATCAGGTCGGTCTGTAATATATCCCGGAAGACAATTGTAGCTGCTTCCAGGAATGGGTTTACTAACTCGGCGCGGATTTGCATTATTCCTCCGAAACGGATCTAACGGATGCTCGTTCGACTTTGATACTTTCCTCTAGGGATTGTGGAATTTCCATGAGTATTGCAGTAAGTAAGGAGCCATTATCCCTGGTTCTCAGGAATGAAGGATCAGGAGTTCCTAATTTGACTCCGGAGAAGGAAACAATTGCATATTTTTCTCCTTCTCTATATGGTCCGATATTTTTCTTTTGGGTCAAACCTGGAAGGCTCAAATCCTGTAAGAATTTTTTGTCGGAACTTAAGGAGAATACATCTTTACCAACACTGATCTTTTTCAGATCGGCTAAAGATTTACCTTTCAGGGAAACAGTTTGTCTACCTAAAAGTGTAGCGATCTTTTGCAAACCGTCCGGCTCGTTTTGTAGAGCGACTAGTTTTGCTTTTAAAGACTCTAAAGAGTTTTTACGTGCTTCTAATAAGAACTTACTTCTGAGGACTGTTTTTCTTTCCTCGAATGGTACAGGCTTACCATCTTTACCTTTTAAGGTATTTGGGTCTAAGGACTCTTTGTCGTACAGCTCTTTCAACTGAATGTCTGTAGGCTCCAGATTTCTTTCGGAGGCTTTAACTAGATCTTCTTCCGTGTATAAAACCGCATCCAGATCCACTCTTGCACCGGAAGCTTCGGAGAGTATATTTAGCTCTCCATCCGTGCGTCGGATCTCAGTCGGAAGGAAGTTTTGGAAAAGAGCCTGGGACACTTTATAATCAATCCTAAAACGTAGAGGTGCCTGCTGGAGGAACTGACGATAAATTTCTTCCGGTTTTTTCAGATCTTCTTCAGAATATCCTGCACCTTGGAGAGAATTTTTAGAAACTCTTTTAGCTTCTTCCCAAAGAGCAGTTCTTTCGGATTCCTCAGTGATTGTAAAACCTACTGAATTTCCGATTTTGCGGAAGATATATTGGCCTTTTAAAGATTGGAAGGCACAGTCTGCCCAAAGTGACTCGGAACCTTGTCCTTGGTACATCTGGATACAAAATCTTTTTGCTGCGTTGAATGAATCGATTGGGACGCTTTGGTCGTCAATGCTTCCCATGGTGATGCTTGCCTTTCCGGCCAGCATATCTATACCTACTTGTTCCACATCTGGCTTTAATAGCATGATGATCAGCATCAGGACAAGAATTCCCAAAAAAACTGCTGATCCGACTTTGAATAAAATATCTTTAAGTGAAATTCCGTCTGGATTTGTCATAAAACTACGTTCACAAGGAAGACTGGCCTGCGCCTGGAATCTGTAAAGGAGAAAAACCGCCCGAAAAATGCTTCAGGAACGGCCGAATTCGATAGATACATATAATGATGCTCTATATTGCCTTAGCACTCATTTTAGTAGGAATCCTCTGCTTTATTTATGTTTCCTTCCAGCCAAATTCTAAAAAAGAGTTTAGCGCCGGATTATTTCCTAAAGGAAACCTTCCTCCTGCGAGGGAGAAAAAAATTTCTGAAGGATCATTAGCTTCTCTTAAAAAACAAGGACGCTCGGAAACCTATTCTCAAATGGATCAGGTATTTGCTGAAGAGAGAAAGATCCGTCCTCTTTCCGAAAGACAAAGAATGGAAACTAAACAGGCCGAGCCTGAGGTTTTAGAAGAGGAAGAATTTGGAACTGAGATTTGGGATGAAACAAAAAGGGGAGAAGTTTTAGAAATGGTAACTGAGCCTGAACGTACCCAACCTAGAATCCCTAAAGAAGAAGAATGGTCCATGGAAGGAGTATTATTCCTAGATCTTTCCGGAAGATTACCTTACGAGGCGCTCCAAGAAAAGATACGACCTGAAACTCTAAAAGGTTTTAGAAGAATGGGAAAGGGAAGTATTAGAGAGATCCCAGGTGGATTTACATTCCAGGCTAGAAATTCAGAATTTAGTTATAAATTGAGCGAAGTAGAGAAGATCGTTTTTTACGACCAAGGTTTCGCATTACTTCCTCTAAAAAGAGAATACCCGACCCCGATCTTTTTGACCAAGGACGGGGAGAAGTTCAAATCTTATTTAGAATATACTGCGAGCGCTTGAAAATATGAAGAAGGCAGTGTTATCTGCCTTCTACCACTAACCACTTGGTGGTTTTTACTATCAGTCTAACGATACCATAGAACCCAGCACCAATTCCGAATGCCCAGATTTGAGGTTCGGTGATGACTGCCCAAGGTTCTTTCCAATCTCCGAATCCAACCTTGAAACTTGCCGCATAATCAAATAATACGAAGATCACTAAGATCCCAAATAAGCTTGGGTATTCTCGTTTAAGGATATTACGGAAAGAGAAACTAAGTTTAGGTTTTACATAACCTGAAAATTTAGGGATAAATGCCGGGATCTTGTCCGCCCAATTTAGATAGTCTTGGCCGAACTTATCTCTTAAGAATTTTTCTTCCGCGAACATTATTCTTTCGTAATAGAATCCGAAAAATAATGAGAATACCAGAAGTAAAGGTATATCTCTGAAATACAGAACCGGTCCTAAATACAGTAGGAAATTTCCGAGATAAAGAGGATGGCGAACAAGAGAATAAATTCCCTCTTGGTTGACAACATCGGCTACTTGCTCTTTTGTATTTCTGCCGGAAGTGCGGGCAGGAGCGTAACCGATCACAAAACAACGGACTGCTAAACCGAGTAAACTAACTGCAAAACAAGCGGCTGCATAGTATAAATTGATCTCGTAGGAATCTTCTAAAAATTCGAACTTGCTTAAGGAGTATAGACAAAGAAGAAGAATAAATCCTGGTATATAAGATCTCCAGCGAAATAGAAAATTCCCCTGCTGATCCAATTCTTCAATTAATGCCATACGAATTCCTTATGAGGTTGTGGTATTAAGGAAGGAAACTTTTATCCCCTTGGAGTGTCAACCATTGATTCTTAGGCCGTTTAAGGAGAAAGATACCTGCTCGAAAAGTCTGCAAGATCCTTTTGCAGAATTCTTTCCAGGTTCCAGGGATCCAAAACCAATCTGTAATTTAAACCTTCTCTCTGGAAAACATAACTTCCCAATTTTGTCATTCCGATAGGAGAAACTAAATAACGATCCGTAATGGTAACGATCTCAATTTTAAAATTTCTATCTTTTGGAACTGGCGAAAGTTCTTCAGACTTCTCCAAAAGAACTTCGTCTGCACTTAGTTTTTTGATCTCTTCTAAATAGTTTTCCACTTCTTCTGGGGACGCTAAAATCCCCCCACCGGAAGTTTCTAAGATCCAATTTTCAGCTTGTTTACTTAATGTAAAATTTATAGAAGAAAGTCCTGAGATTTTTATCTCTGTAACTTTTTCTCTGGCAGGGAAGGGTGGAACTAAGGATCTACTCAAGAAGAAATCTAATTTTCCTCCGCCAGTGACTGATTTTAAATTTTCTTTAACTAACCAGATTTGGTTCTTATCATCCAGTATATAAGTTCCTGAACCTTTTCTTACCGGAGCTCCTATTAGGATTTTTCCTTGAGAATTTCCAGACACACTTTTTAGTTCTAATACAGGTTCATCTCCTCCTAATCCGAATTCTTCCTTAGAAATTGAATTGGATTCCGAGAGCAGAGTAAATTTACGTAAACGTAAACAGGTTTGGATCAATTCTTCGATCCTTGCAGAATCTCCTGGTAAAACTAACCCAGAAGGTAATTGGACTGTCCATCCATCTAAATTTCGATTTAAGACACTTTCTTGCCCTTTGCGTCCGCTTGTGATAGTTTGGATCTCTTCCGATTTGATTTTGTAGAAGGCTTCCGAGTTTTGGTAGGTCTTTTTGAACCAGTCCCAAGGATCCTTCGCGATTAAAAGTAAAATGGCTAAAATTATATTTCCAAAGAATAATAGGATTTGCGGATATTCTTTATATGTTCTGCGGAGAAGGTCCGAATATTTTGAAAAATCCATTATCCGTTCCTTCTTTTCAATCTTCTGAAGGCATAAAGAGCCAGAAGTCCTGGTACTAAGAATAAATGAAATAAGCTGATCGCAGTTTCTAAGAAGAATGGTAAAGGTTTTAGTTTTAAAACAGCAGATTGTTTGGAACGAACTTCTAAAAGATCCGTTTCTCCTTTGAGTATATCAATTGCATTTAATAAAAATGGTATATTCGAATTTTTGAGTATTTCTGAGAATTCCGGAAATGCCAAAAGATCAGATACTAAATATGGAGAACCAAATACTAAAATTCGTCCTGGTTTTATGGATTTGGTGTTTTCTTTGGAATCGGGAAAATAAGAAGTAAATTTTCCTTCTGCATAAACCCCTAATACAAATGGCCCTCCATTTGGTTGGATGGGAGTAGAAAGAATTTGTTTTTCTCCTAAAGAGATAGGTTCTGTTCTGGACTCTGCATCGATTCCGCTTTTTGCTAAAGCGCTAAACTTTACATCTTTCTGTTTTTCCGGAAGAATATCCAGGCTAGAAGACCAAGGGATCAAAAGACTTTCTTGGTTTTTAGTAAATGAGCTATTCGGATCCAAACTTTTTGATTTTTGGTCCGGAACGATCCATGGCGGATACGGATATTTTCCTAAAACTCCCGGTTCTATTTCTATTACAGAACCCATTGGCAAAGAATGATCCGGCTCTAAGACGATATCGTAGTTAATTCGAATTCCATAATGTTCTAAAAATCGGACCATTTCTTCAGAGTCAGGATTTTTTTGAGCAAGTCCTGCTCCAAGATCACCGGAAAGAAGTCCGAAACTTCCTCTTTCTGAGTTCGTTTTGAACTCCATTGTCGTGGCTAGAAGGATAAAACTTCCTCCTTCTATAATAAACTTGTCTAGTTTCCTTTCCGTGTTTTTGGAAAGAGTTCCTCCGCCAATCCAAAGAACGATTTCAGTTTCAGGTGGAAGGTCTTCTGTTTCCAGATCCAATTCTAAAATCGGGCCGTATTCTCCTCTGAGAACTCTTCTTGCGAAAATTTCTATTCTGTCTTTGGGAGAACCTTGTTCTTGGAAGGAAAGGTTCCCTGGAGATTTTAAAAGAACGATGCCTGAATCCTTGTCTTGCCTTTGCATTTTACGGACTGAATTTAAGATCTGGTATTCCAAATCTTCCGTGAAGAATGCAAAAGATAAAACTTCCGTTTTATGGCCCAAGGTTAAAACAATTCCCATAAATGCTTGTTTGACTGAGGCAGAATCTCTGGAAGTTTGTTGTAGAATTTGAGGTTCCAATCCAAGCTCCATTGCTTTTCTTACATCTTCTTCCGAGGAAGAAGGATCATAAAATCGTAAAGAAACATTTTCCTTTCCGATCTTAGAGATCTCTTTTAAGAGTTCTTTGCTAAGCTCTGCTCTCGCTTTATATTCTCCCGGGATCTCTGAAGAATAAAACGCGTCTATGTAGAGTGGATCATCTAATTCTTTTAACACTTTGACTGTGCTATTCGTAATCTGGAATCTTCCGGATCTGGAAAGATCCGCTTTGCACGGGATCGTGGAGAATAGACCGTTTAACAGAACGAAGAGTAGTATTCCGTTCGCAAACCCGAACCAAGGAGATTTAGAAATTTCTAATAGAGGGCGAAATAATTCTCTCATGGATAATTTCTCCTGAGAAAGAAAATGTTCGCTGCCAGGTTCGCGGAGATAAAACTTAAAAAGTAAAGTGTATCCGAAATATCCAATATTCCCAAACGAAATGACTCAAAATGAGAAGATAAAGCGAA from the Leptospira andrefontaineae genome contains:
- a CDS encoding DUF342 domain-containing protein; translation: MSDSIRNFTESLLKDLEENENGFFKVENLDGLAYLTIFPAGKKGKEVEYREILKRLEVFKISGIAEEEVKRILKSKDSEPHLIGKWPGKPEASSLDLKISEDKMTVYGILHPPKFGGKLLTRDEILSQLQTGGIVFGIIEESLVKLSQAEDYGKRILIAQGESPIPGKDGDIRILFQHPGTPTLEEDEFGRVDFKNIQIIQSVKKNQKLAEKVSPSPGKPGKNVKGEVLPFEEGKLAEWKLGPNVKISEDGNLVQSLIDGRPLVDRFGVIRVDEVCLLENVDFSTGNINFPGTIIVEESIADGFTLETDGSIIVKKSVGKVFLKAKGDIVLSGGFMGRNGGMIESGSDIYAKFIEQGKMIAKNSIFIEEAAMHSELIAGESVVVRGGRGEIIGGQCVAGKMITCTKLGAIVETRTVLSCGMPPELLSELEDLKSEIRKNQDILKKVDTSIQKLSDDSQRRSLSPEEKDSLPKLQAIRQKYSSILENLFAQEQSAILSFDPDKNSFIEVEREIFPGVEANLGRNKKFSVKLKEIPGPSFLYLGGDGQIAHSKVKPKRLGLLQEEPSESESSLD
- the lmtA gene encoding lipid A Kdo2 1-phosphate O-methyltransferase, coding for MALIEELDQQGNFLFRWRSYIPGFILLLCLYSLSKFEFLEDSYEINLYYAAACFAVSLLGLAVRCFVIGYAPARTSGRNTKEQVADVVNQEGIYSLVRHPLYLGNFLLYLGPVLYFRDIPLLLVFSLFFGFYYERIMFAEEKFLRDKFGQDYLNWADKIPAFIPKFSGYVKPKLSFSFRNILKREYPSLFGILVIFVLFDYAASFKVGFGDWKEPWAVITEPQIWAFGIGAGFYGIVRLIVKTTKWLVVEGR
- a CDS encoding GldG family protein, coding for MRELFRPLLEISKSPWFGFANGILLFVLLNGLFSTIPCKADLSRSGRFQITNSTVKVLKELDDPLYIDAFYSSEIPGEYKARAELSKELLKEISKIGKENVSLRFYDPSSSEEDVRKAMELGLEPQILQQTSRDSASVKQAFMGIVLTLGHKTEVLSFAFFTEDLEYQILNSVRKMQRQDKDSGIVLLKSPGNLSFQEQGSPKDRIEIFARRVLRGEYGPILELDLETEDLPPETEIVLWIGGGTLSKNTERKLDKFIIEGGSFILLATTMEFKTNSERGSFGLLSGDLGAGLAQKNPDSEEMVRFLEHYGIRINYDIVLEPDHSLPMGSVIEIEPGVLGKYPYPPWIVPDQKSKSLDPNSSFTKNQESLLIPWSSSLDILPEKQKDVKFSALAKSGIDAESRTEPISLGEKQILSTPIQPNGGPFVLGVYAEGKFTSYFPDSKENTKSIKPGRILVFGSPYLVSDLLAFPEFSEILKNSNIPFLLNAIDILKGETDLLEVRSKQSAVLKLKPLPFFLETAISLFHLFLVPGLLALYAFRRLKRRNG
- a CDS encoding LIC_11490 family protein, whose translation is MMLYIALALILVGILCFIYVSFQPNSKKEFSAGLFPKGNLPPAREKKISEGSLASLKKQGRSETYSQMDQVFAEERKIRPLSERQRMETKQAEPEVLEEEEFGTEIWDETKRGEVLEMVTEPERTQPRIPKEEEWSMEGVLFLDLSGRLPYEALQEKIRPETLKGFRRMGKGSIREIPGGFTFQARNSEFSYKLSEVEKIVFYDQGFALLPLKREYPTPIFLTKDGEKFKSYLEYTASA
- a CDS encoding ATP-binding protein; its protein translation is MAEIKKTDYSNQFRIQVPSHPRYVTVARNFVYNLARESGFSLYDAADLKLAVGECLLNVIKHAYLGKTNYPIFLEVTVLENRMEVRIRDFGVQKNISEIRGYDPGDYREEGIGLYLVRKLTDHFYIDQSGKGNRLILTKMK
- a CDS encoding LA_2478/LA_2722/LA_4182 family protein; the encoded protein is MFSVIQMKFISILVFSIFILSCRKGPSLSKEEVKELSQNYIKELCKKNLECSAQYLESLPSGEQSAARSGFSSLDQCMAEQSNQSILPDDYEKVTDQQIGKVKRCMDDLLKTPCSEMEQAGGIPSCRELFPDGN
- the xerD gene encoding site-specific tyrosine recombinase XerD, with the protein product MTSSHKNLLQNFQEYLSVEKGLSDNSIYSYGYDLNKFKNFLEKEHLDFLEVQANDIVRFLNEERNRKISAKTIAREVVAIRQFYKFLKDEKKLDSNPTEKIETPEVMRSIPDYLTQEEIEELFNVIKEDNLYELRDKCIFELLYSSGLRISEACNLRLTDMDMSGMTLTVEGKGGRQRLVPFGEKSLDILNRYLKQSRPYILKNRNCDYLFVSKKGSFINRKSVWRLLNHYIKRTSIKKKVTPHTLRHSFATHLLENHADLKSVQELLGHIDISTTQIYTHMANKTLKEVHKKFHPRG
- a CDS encoding DUF4340 domain-containing protein, producing the protein MDFSKYSDLLRRTYKEYPQILLFFGNIILAILLLIAKDPWDWFKKTYQNSEAFYKIKSEEIQTITSGRKGQESVLNRNLDGWTVQLPSGLVLPGDSARIEELIQTCLRLRKFTLLSESNSISKEEFGLGGDEPVLELKSVSGNSQGKILIGAPVRKGSGTYILDDKNQIWLVKENLKSVTGGGKLDFFLSRSLVPPFPAREKVTEIKISGLSSINFTLSKQAENWILETSGGGILASPEEVENYLEEIKKLSADEVLLEKSEELSPVPKDRNFKIEIVTITDRYLVSPIGMTKLGSYVFQREGLNYRLVLDPWNLERILQKDLADFSSRYLSP
- a CDS encoding tetratricopeptide repeat protein; amino-acid sequence: MKHIVLSLSILLFANQIVADFPLPIPEPNEGSVSSRGTSPDEPLPPIDASYIVSEQKPEQAGTEAVSENATITGEEPKIGETRQTVLEPAKEKKTKLPNLAEKKDKKNGKKKESTDPSRAAYERGLLRLRNGQKDAAKEEFGKAASTEGTASSQAKLELSKLENSKAPESNAEAPAEDDSRWKTSLETARSLRAQGKNSEAESILLRTATEGDGEYRSRALLQLGDMLFRMGRYSDARSYLMDFWNSFGKTFPNADDTNSREFKRQREEKELGAYLLFKSSYKAGEGEWAKRFLRKYLDKSVSESQGVYSPLRTEMESFARSDL
- a CDS encoding chemotaxis protein CheX yields the protein MQIRAELVNPFLEAATIVFRDILQTDLIRGKIGIKDTPETNLELAIIIGVLGTFNGEVIYGLNYDAAYKISKKLMPGMSDDDIKNEYKDILGEIANMTTGNAMNIFATAGQSIEITAPNIVDAKNETIKIPKKQALGISLFSKFGKLEVNVALT
- a CDS encoding LIC_11485 family protein; protein product: MAFNPFSILTNIRVSIDQILGNLPPKVVKTIGTAALSLAVLVAVVLGWFSFQKGLALAGEEDQAKELDRKALFLEDIEREYNRKRKDVRWSDPSYSDSGSSSLDIERYGLEKPKMDPSAPKTELEESDTIRNSKMKEGDPRVFFPTENERPAREDLAPSDKGSDSPRLEPNTKQPNRELPAEKEESRLSRPPRKEQRPRGE